Within Populus trichocarpa isolate Nisqually-1 chromosome 6, P.trichocarpa_v4.1, whole genome shotgun sequence, the genomic segment ATATCTTCACATGATGGTAGTACTCTAAGTAGTGATCCTTCAACAGCCCAATTTCATCGACATTTGATCCAAATTTTGCTCCTATGGACACAGAAGAACTTAACGTGTTCATTCAACAAAAGTGAATGTattgttgatttagaatttatgttgttggatgttttgttttaaatattttagaatttatatttggtttgtgttttggatattgaattaaatttatgttgttggtttaaaatttaaatttggtttatataaGTGTTGCATTGTAACTAGTTAAGTGTTttctataggttttttttttttgggttgacccgggtcaacccatctgacccgtgacccgattgTTAGACCGGGTCGACGACcaggtcgggtttcaaaactatggttatcttggtctcatgacctaaGTCATGGGTTTGGTCGGTTAACTCGtgtagtttttgtgttttttttttaatttcacccttaagcattgggttgattgagaattgagtttcataatttatttcaatttattttctatggagttattctGATCTTACAATCCATGTTTGACAGATTGACATGAGTTAactcgatttattttttagttgaattttgttttcagctttatcattcaacattaagttgtttgagaattgagtttgataaaaaagaaaaatcttatttgctttttataaggtttttatGGTCTCATGACCTTGATAgtggatttgacaagttaactcgagttgattcgaattgatctaatatgttatcgtttcaatatttttaaaaaaagttgttatcctcatttttttttacttcaaataatatttttatcggttGTTTGGGTTATCTTTAAATCTATCAAATCGACCAAGTTAGGTcaattcttatataatttaattttttttggttaaaaaacacattaacatattatttttacattaaaaaaaactagtgttctCACTATGTCTCGAATTACGTTTTAAATGGTGACATGATTATATGGAAAGaaattgtgattaaaaaaaaggcagcAAATTGAAAAGTATAATGAAGTAAATTGCACgaaagaattaattatatatttttttattacatatttgGATGAGTTGATTAGCGTTCGCAAATGAAAGCATATATTCGGATGTGACTAAAAAATCGACTCATAAAAGAATTTGAGTTAATATGCTAGTCActggttttaaatttgatctgaaaataaagtaaagaaaaatcataaacaaattacttgtttgtttgctgaaaagtagtttttttttagaaaataaattccggggaaagtgaattccggaaaagtattttccgatatttggtagtgtaatgaaaaataagttggaaaatattttccagtgtttggttatattatggaaaatgagctggaaaataacttattaatgttttatttttttcaagtttattaaaataacgaggaacaaatcttacaaattaaaaagttgaatgagaatgaaattgaaaaaaaatataatttcataaattatctcaaataaaataaataataatcaaaataatagagatcaaataaaaaataaacaaaaattgaaagatgaagaaattaaaataataataattaacatttcataaattatttcaaataaaataagtaacaatcaaaagaatgaggaccaaatttgatagataaaaaatttcaataaaaaaatgataaggaaaaagcaaatagcaattataaaaataaggaccaaagttaatataaaaattaaattttaagatatgaaattaaaaaataaatattcaaaacaaaatatatatagcaatcaaaagtttgaggatcaaatttgatataatcagcaaataatgacatttctaaatttttcacaacttccgaaaagtgttttccgcccaaattttccaggaaaacactttcctgaaaaccaagccaaattttcctttgactggaaagtgttttccgttgaccaactttcctaatggcaaataaacacatgaaaggttggaaagtggttttccagaaaccactttccggaaaacaaacacagccaaaagggaaaacactttcctgaaaaccaagtcaaatttttctttgactggaaagtgttttcctggaaaatttgggcggaaaacactttccggaagttgtgaaaaatttaaaaatgtcatattatttgctgattatatcaaatttggtcctcaaacttttatttgctatatatattttgttttgaatattaatttttcaatttcatctcttaaaatttaatttttatattaactttggtcctcatttttataattgttatttgcttttgccttattttttttattgaaattttttatgtatcaaatttgatcctcattcttttgattgttacttattttatttgaaataatttatgaaatgttaattattattattttaatttcttcatctttcaattttttattttattttttagatttgatctctattattttgattattatttattttattttagataatttatgaaattatattttttttcaaattcattcttattcaactttttaatttgtaagatttgtttctcattattttaataaacttgagaaaaataaaacattaataagttattttccagctcattttccatgacataaccaaacactggaaaatattttccaacttattttccattacactaccaaacatcagaaaataattcattttccctGAATTCTCTTtcccgaaattcactttccaaaaggaaactactttccagcaaataaacatGGCCTTAATTAACGACACCAATTCCATATAAATAGAAGGGGGGAAttgaggtttaaaaaaaaaaatggtgggtTCCCTCAGTGGCGGAGGGAGGGGGGCTGGCAGGGGCTGGGGCCCCTGCAAGAAAATGCCCCTcccttgtaaatatttataattttaataaaaataactgaatttttttctttgccccctctaatttataattttcccccctaactattttttcttgctcCGCCCCTGGGTTCACTAATTaccattttataaaacaatgtaGATTTTAacagtgttttgtgatttttttggatatttaagttttttttatcattatttttttaaatttcatcctttattatTACATTGATTAGAGATTGaacctaataatttatttgtattactttctataaggttatcgcGGTCTTAAAAAACTTCACAACATTAGATTATTTCTcggttttgcaaaataaaaatggttttcttattaaaaattagAGGACCAAAATTTATGGCGGGGCAAAAatgcaagctttttttttctcattgttcattcaacatctttttaaggaatttttctttttggagttttttcaatttttttttgtcctgaCAATTATATGTTTGGTTCAATACTTTATTTTGTTCACATTTTAGTTTCTAGATTTAAGAGGAGAAAGAGTTAGcagaaaacaacaaagaaaaagaagtgatTGATTAGCTTGATTTTGTGGACAAAAAGGCTAAAATTGATGTCAATGTGTtccttttaatgaaaaaaatgttattgaggtattttttagcttctatatttccataaaaaatagataaggattgagaatggttttttttctagctaattttgtgttttaaaactaatttaagggtgttttaaattgaaaaattagtctATTGAGGTTCTAATGTTActtattaggtgtttttaagttaaatatgtCAAAAATGGATTATTGGATCCAAAAAACTCCAGCCTAATTTTTCAGCCACTTATCCTTTACTCGAAATTTGAAAGTTTGTCATAACAGACAATGTGTTGtctaatttcttataaaataaataatatggtAGATGGCATGTCGTTCGCTCttctataaacaaaaaaaaacatatttaccccccccccccaaaaaaaaaatatttgtggccTAGGCACTTTGCTCATttctatggtttttttccaatattgtttttactgagatgtgctatatatataaaaaatgcttaatgtgttgttgttgttgttattcaaTTTTGCAATtgttcttaaataaatattatatatttttatgggaATTTTAacgatttcttttttaattattatttacctgatattcaaaaataaaagatttctcatgaatatttaatgaaaataaattttttagttctttaaattttttgatagatttcttatatgattttataacatttattattatttttccttttaatcttATGTAAttgaaacattattttaatatgttttgtttacttgcttttgagattataatatgtttttatttaaaaaaacagtacatacaataaaaaaaaagctttcattaaaaaataaataaagagatgtgttgataagaaaaatcaaataaatacatttaacattgataattatatttgttgttttttgtgtgaatgtttctttttataatcttttaattaaataaaaaataaattccaagaAGTAATGTTATTAGACTCAGTAAGAGCCATGATCTAGGTCACAAGTTGAGTGGGTTAACCTAGTTTTACCCACAAAACATCATcattccaatattttttattagaaaaaattaaatcgacGTTACATTTAATCTGTTAAAGgcaaattaggttttttttcgaGTTGACCAAGTCGCAAGTGCACCTGGTAGGTTGGTCGGGCCACACAGGTTAATTCCCacttgattaattttgaaaccGGCTCAATCTAAAGGCAAGGTTATTCGGTCACCATGTTAACACACATGAGTTTGGCAgagtttaataacattgtcGAAGAGTAAACAATTATGTCTTTAGCTTTTTAGTTAAACCGAGTTTGACGGAGTTGATTGCGTCGCATTAAATCAActtctatataatttaatttgaaacccgAGTCAAACAAGGAGTTAGGTTTGGAGGCTTCCAGGTTAACATGCCAAGACAGATATTAATTACTGCCAAAGAGTTCATAAGGCAACGCGTGTACAATATAttattcttatgtttttttaatatatttttgaaaatttattattttttagttaaaactttgttttatgattatgataagatgtttttttaaaaaaaaaatattttaaaaaatgcaaaataagaatttatcgtgttaataagataaagaagttttaattagacaaaccccttttttatttttattttaaatcatctaaaatgttttttatatttattttgattacttttatttttattaaactgtaatataaaaaaaatatttaacatgatATTTCAATCGTTATAGGTTTTCATAGAAatgttaataatttgtttttaattattatgtatctaatatgaaaaaaacaatctcatgaatattcaattaaaataaatttttttatttttaaaatttctttaatgGATTCTTAACAtgatttcattatatttattattttttttcttcaatcacataaaaaatattaagacttggacaatttttattgtaaaagaaattatatgaatcatgaaaaataatttcaataaaaaaatatatttttctctgattataattttatgtattaTCATTTCTGTAAAGGTGtagttttataattgtttaataattaaaaaaaattcaaaagcaagGTTATAAAACCCGATCGAGATGCCTCGATCATAAAGTGGGTGGGTTAACTCGATTTCATCTTGATCAATCTAAaacattgttgttttattttttatataaaaataagctaaactagcattgttttttatttttttttctttaaaaattaagccCATGTTTTTTCCAGGTTATTCGATTTGCGGGTGCACCCACTAAATTAGCGATGTCATATTGAATCTACTTTAACAGATCATCATGTAAACCCACCATGTCACATTGAGCAACTGACTGGTGACTTCAAGTTCTACTCTATTTGAAACCAATTTTGGCATTGCTTAGTTCTTGTCTCCCATTTAATttgatatggaaaaaaaaaaaaaacaatactgtAAATTTACCATGTTGCCTTTAGCGATGAAACCCAAGAAGAAAATCTCCGCCGTTCCTTTTGCAACACTTCCCCTCACTTTCCATGACTTTCATCTGTGATAGATCACCTCCTCTCTTAAATTCTGGATTTCAAGCTCGTGGCCTGATGCATGGTGGTGGTATCATGTAAGTAATGTGGTTTCAAGTCTGTGTAAAAAGTCGAGAAGTTGTAATAATTGATGGGTTCTGAAACGGGAAGGTAACGATAAGAACTGGAAGGAGCTAGGAATTGCTGTGGGTGGGTATACAAGGTTATTTATACAGAAATCCATGGGTGATTCTGCTAAGAacttttcttaacaaaaaatgaagatttaagaagaaaaatgaggagAGAATTGAGAAGAAAAGATGGAGAGAAACGCAGCAAGCTGGGATTCTTCCGTaccttgttaattttatttgaggaTTTCGATTCTTCTTACTACCTGACTCGTAGCTAACTAATTTTATTTGACAATAAACAAGGCTTGATACGCGTAGGGAGACAAGCCAGATGGGTCCTCACTTCAATCCATATCTCTTTCTGTaggtaataaataataaatatggaAAAAGCTAAGCTCATATAAATGCCTCCTTATTACCCTCGCCTTTTTTGTCTCCCTTTTCCCCCCGTTAATCCATGAAGACTTTTCTGTCGCCCCGGCTACTTGCTTTGTATCTGGATTTAccggcaattttttttttatggctataaaagataataatttctTATCCAACATTGACTTGTGTTTATTGAAATAGTTGGCTGAGAATAACCCCAAGGTCAAGACTTTTCTCAAGGACAAGGAGCACAACCTTGAGAAGGCTCATGTCACTCTTGCCACAAGCGAAGCCATGGTGTTACGGCTGTAGCTGGTTACGAGCTTCTCCTTCATCAAAAGGTCCCTGTGGAATTGACTGCCCTCCTTTTCACTGCTGAAATGGCAGCTCTGGAAGCAGAAATCGGTTCTGTTGATAGCGAAAAAGCTGTACCGAAAAATGAGTGGCCCCATGTTACCATATGGACCGGAGAAAAAATGGCAGCCAAGGAGGCCAACAGATTGCCTCAATTGCTTCTGTAGGGAAAAGCAACGCGATTTGAAATCAATCCACCCATCACCATATCTGGCACACTGGGATTGTATCGAGTTCTTTGATAGTTCTTCCTAAAATATAAAGGTCGAGGAAtggtttttgcattttatgtAAAAGCTGTCTGAAAAATTCTGTAGGTGATAGGGCATTAGGCTACGATGGTTGCTAGGATATGCTCGCCCAAGAAACAGGTGGAAATTGAGTTCTGCTCCTGAAAATTTGTATACACGCAGGCTAAGCAGAATAACAAAGCAGATAGAATTTGTTACTTCCATGTCGTGTCAGTTCTCTCGACTTCTTTATGCTTGCCTAGGCATTTTCTGGACCATCATGATTAATGTTGTCATTATGTTCTCTATTTCTTGGCCCAGTCTCAGCAAAACCAGCTAATCAGTATTTCCAAGAGCAAAATGATGCATGTAGCGGCCAAGGCAAGTCCATGAACGGAGTAGCTAAGAAAACGCTTACTGACAAACAATTCATTTTATTGCAGCTCTTCTTTGCCTCAGGCGAATATGACTCTCTACACTTCCGGTTAAAGTGAGTCAAGGATGGTCATGCAAGGAGCAAACTCTGAACTCTATGAGAGAGCCTTGAATGAAACATGTACTAATGCTTTATAACCTAAAATAGGAGCACTCCAAGAAACCTACAAGTTTATGCCGGAGCACGCTAGTAAAAGAATTCGAAGAaagccagtttttttttttattttataacttcacCAATTCCACCACCAAGTCAAATGCAAGTCCATAAGCTAGCCATCTCCCTCTCTCGTGCGCCGACAAACACATGGGACAGAACAGGGAGGGAAAGAACTATCCTTGAAAACAGCTAAAAGAGTCATCAAATCCATTGGCCTATCTACCAAGACTCATAAATTAGAAAGTAATCAAAGCAAAGCACCTTCAAAATTTTTAGTCTGGCAATTTGCTGAAGGTTCATCAGTCCACAACATTCACCTTCTCCGCAGCTAGATTTGGTAAAATCGCCACCGCCTCTCCATCAATGACGAGAAGCTTATCGTTCTTGAAGCACCTTGTCAAGAATTTTACTCTGATCATTTAACAGCCAGAAACCGAGTCAAGTGCTGCTGTCATTACTTCAGGACAAAAACAGAAAGCGTAATGTAGCTTACATGTATCTACTCTTGTTTTCTCTTATATTAGTAGCTTGTACCTCTCCAACAACTGCATCTCCAACATATACAGGGCTTTTATAATGTAAGCTTTGAGAAACATATACGGCTCCAGGCTACAAAAGTTTGGCAATCTCAACATCAACTGTcaattgaagaatgaaaagcCAATAACTTGAATCTTAAAAAAGAGGGTAGGAGTCATGTCTTACAAAGTGGGATGCAATAATCCGAGGAAATAGAGCAGCAACCAGCATTCCATGGACAAGCCGATCCTCAAATCCAGCATTCCGGGCAAATTCAGAATCGAAATGCAATGGATTGGAATCATGACTCGCCTTTGAATATTCAGTAACGTCCTCGTTTGTGAATATCCTCGTTTGTCTTAAAGTATCTCCGGTTTTCAGAACCTGCCGTGGAGGCGGGGCTGTCCCTGAAAAGTTTCTCGTACAAGGGACTGAACTCGAAACCAAACTTCTGATAAGCATCCTGTTTCTACTAAGCATTTTAGCAAACACTTGGAGTACGTAAAAGGGGAAACGGGTTCGATGAAAAGAACTTGCTAATCAGCAACAAGCATTTTAACAAACATTTGAAGTGCATTCAATCAAGCATAAGAGTAATTCTAAGGTTGGGTGAATTTCAATTTGTGGTGGTTTTTCAACACGTTTTGTTGACGGTTTCTAGTAGCCCTGTATGGCTTGTGGTTCCAATACAAGTGCCATTTTTATTCAGCTGTTGTGGAGTTGAGGCGGAAAGACATACCTCATAGTAAAACACTAGTCACGTGCCGGCGCTCCACGCTAAATAAAATGCAATCATCGGCAACTTTTCACCTATGAAAAAACACTAGGCACATATGTTGTGTGGGAagagcttttaatttttttatttgataatataacaataaaattgtttttttataaagaaaataataatttcaactctatttaaaaatataattttcttacatAATTTCTGCCTTTTTTTATCTGTAtactactttaaaaaaaacatatttttcctCGGTTTTTATTCcgataagaataaaaaacaatgagaatcaacaagaaaaaatctagatgatttgagaaaaaaataataaatttttttgttcaattagaACTTCATTATATCATTAAtttcctttgcttttttttcattggaataatgtttttaaaacaacttatcaaaaccatgcaagttttaataatatatatttatatataacgCGAATGtattaggaaagaaaaaaaaaacgcacTACTCATATGCTGAAACAAGAAACTTTTcagaatctatttttttttaacaaattacatgattatatatatatataaaagaagttcACAAGAAAGGCTGTAAAATTCCTACGTGAGGAATGTAGAATATGCAGATGAAAGTTCCAATAGAAGGAGAGAATGAATTtcttgaaaggaaaagaagaattgTTCACGACTGAATAATCTGCATGCAGAGtcttcttctcatttttcttattctttacaGATTACATGaatgaatatatatacacatatttgAACTAACTTTCTCAACTAACTAATAATATTCAACTAACTTTAACGGTTATAACTAACTTAACTAATAATATCCAACTAACTttgtaactatatatatatatatatatatgaagatatGAGGATTGCAGAATAAGGATAGAATGGCTTTAGGCTGCTGTGGGCATTGATGCTTCTGCAGGTTGCTTGTTGTTGTTTATGTGCATATTTGTAGTTTGTTGTAGATTTCAATAAaggcaacaaaaaaattaatgggggaaaattatagttttttttttcaaaaccttcTTTTATGactcatgttatattttctttagtttattaaaataaagtaaaaaaatcaaagaaaaatatttgtgatAACTATACTGACTCGAGCTTCATTTTCATAGAATATCCCCgaccataaataataataataaaaaaatctgcaTTTCAAAGATATTTATGATAACtataatgatttctttttccgattatttctttttttctctctcaaaacccAGAGACTATAAAACATGGTGACAATAAagtttaaggaaaaaaacaaatgaatctaAAACTAAGGGTATCAAATCTAAAAGTGAAGAAATGGATTTGAACCTAGTAGTTCTATCAAAGAGAGGAGATGGGTTGGAAGTAGAATCAGGGATGGTAGAAGAACCTCTTCAGCATTTTTGTAGAGAGAACTTTACAAGAAAAGAGGTTGTTCGAACGAAATAAGATTTATAACCCCAAGAATAATTTGAGAAGTTTTTGAATTAAGCTTACACGGTTGCCTGAGCTTAACTTGAAAGACGGAGAGTTCCAAAGCTTGCTTCGTGTGAGGAGAGGAAATATAGAAGGGAGTATGGCTGCTGCATATATGTAAGCATGGCTAAATCCTTTCTCCATGCACTAATCAACCTCGAGTTCTGGTATTTTATGTCTTGTTTCCCGAAAGAGAGAATCTTGGAGGATGCCTGGGAACACGTGGAGAAGGGTTTATTTCTCACCAaaactcctcttttttttcttatttggagGTCTATCATGCTATAGCAACGCGGTGGTCAGTGGTTCATTTTTCAGTATCacaattattgattttattttttttcaatcaatccaaCAGCCACCCCGCCCTAGACAACATTTTCTCAGAAGCCCATATCAAAGCTAACAATATTCCCAAACAGATCCCTCCCTAAGTCTAGCCTGGCATTCACGCCATCTTTGATGAGTTAATCTCAGGGAAATTCGAACTTCGTTTAATCTGGAGAGCTTGCGTGTGCCTGGACCCAAGACCATGTATAACCAAGGCATACATATCTAAACAACTTCTAGAGCATATCCAAGCCAGCAGCCCGCACGGTCCATGAACTTATAGCTAGTGTCAAGGCACAAGCACAACGAATATTTTGATCAGTCATCTCCTCTCCAAAGAACCCTGTATTTTTATTAGTTCGCCTTTGTTACTTGTCTGAAAGTGTCCCTGATTTTAAAAGCAGCATAATTAATTGCACAGGCAAGCGGGAAGAAACGAGAGAGGGGTGTCCATGGCAATGATACCCTAATGGAAGCAGGCAACTTGCTCCTTAATACCTTGAAACTGTTGTTGTTATGACCTTTTAGTGTGTATTTAGTAATACAATAcaggtgtttttcacttgaaaatataccaaattgatgctttttaggtgttttttttttttttttttgacatcttCGTATCAAAACCAtctaaaatcactttaaaaatcatcattttgatGCTTTTACTGTCTAGACACTCTTTCAAAAGATATGAAGCCGTATTACTAAACAGGAACTTAAACGCACTTAAAATCATGTAATATGGCATGCATTCCCAATACTAAAATAGCAAGAGAATACAGTTACTTCCAGTGGCGTGAGATCTTGATCAATGTCAAAGGGCATAACCTACGCATGCAGGTAATATGAAGAGGGGTGGTAAAAGCATTCTCAACCAGGGTTTTCATACTTAACCGAGGTCCACTATCTCTTTATAGCCAAGGGAGCTCGTGTATTAAAAGTTCAAGAAACAATAtttcaagagagagaaaactgGATCAGGAGCATATGATTATTACACATGATAAAAGGTATGATCCAGTTAATAGGTGTGCTTGATAATAGTGTTTATACAGGGTTTGAAGATCATGATTTCTTACTCGGTTGTTTATTCATTTGCTTTTCCTTCAATGATCCTCCATTGTGCCACATTATATGTTGCCTGCAAATATACAGGAATAGCATCATAAATTTGGACTTGTAAGTATTAAGATGTTATTCTGTCAAGGATATTCAGCTAACTACCATTCTTGAAATTATAGAAAAGTCACATGATGCAGAAAGAGCCAACAAATTCAAGTCATTAGATAGGAAAAAACTTAGTTATAAAATGTGGAAAGAGCAAAACTACTTCTATATTAGGCAAGGAGAATTGCCCTTTATACAAGAGTTGCACATATAATCTCTGAGATTTTAAATATAATCCATTAGGACATATGATGAGATTTCCCCGTAACAAACTCCCATTTGGAGCAGTTTCTTACTGAGGCTCATACATCTTGTATTAATCTTACTGTTTTTAAAGTGAACAagacaggaaaaaagaaacgaaACAAGTTTACCACTTATGTTGTAGCAAAGAATATTTGGATCCATATCTTCAATTGCTTCTTTAGCTAGTCAGACTTCTTCATTAGACTCAATAGGACGCCTGCACCAAGACTTGTTGCCACAAATCCAAGGGACGCCTCGGTTGATATGTGAAAAcctgcattaaaaaaatgaaatcttgaGCTTGagtgaaatgaaaatttatcaGAAAGTAGAACCAGTAAAGGGCTAGAAGATCCCACCCATAAAATCCAGAATCATTTTGCATCCAATGAAACCTAGAACAATAGCTATCGATGGCTGAGGAACACAAAcgcaagacaaaaaaaaaagatcctgTAAGTATAGAATATAGATTCATACTTGTCAACATAGAGTGACTGCAATAACTGGACAAAGTGACAGCAAGTTAGTTTATGAACTGCACAAAGGAGGTATACTCCTCTCATTCCTTGGATGTTTCACAGATTAACCTTGCCTAGACCAGAACATGAATTTTATCTAAGGCTTGATGTGTCTGCATGTAAGAAATCCTTATGGGTATTGAGTGGATAGATGATGCAATTGTATAGAGAATTGCAAG encodes:
- the LOC18100256 gene encoding uncharacterized protein LOC18100256 isoform X1, which produces MLSRNRMLIRSLVSSSVPCTRNFSGTAPPPRQVLKTGDTLRQTRIFTNEDVTEYSKASHDSNPLHFDSEFARNAGFEDRLVHGMLVAALFPRIIASHFPGAVYVSQSLHYKSPVYVGDAVVGEVQATNIRENKSRYIVKFLTRCFKNDKLLVIDGEAVAILPNLAAEKVNVVD
- the LOC18100256 gene encoding uncharacterized protein LOC18100256 isoform X2; the protein is MRMLIRSLVSSSVPCTRNFSGTAPPPRQVLKTGDTLRQTRIFTNEDVTEYSKASHDSNPLHFDSEFARNAGFEDRLVHGMLVAALFPRIIASHFPGAVYVSQSLHYKSPVYVGDAVVGEVQATNIRENKSRYIVKFLTRCFKNDKLLVIDGEAVAILPNLAAEKVNVVD